The Pleurodeles waltl isolate 20211129_DDA chromosome 7, aPleWal1.hap1.20221129, whole genome shotgun sequence genome includes a region encoding these proteins:
- the HNRNPA0 gene encoding heterogeneous nuclear ribonucleoprotein A0: MDNSQLCKLFIGGLNVQTTEAGLREHFESFGELTDCVVVVNPQTKRSRCFGFVTYSAAEEADAAMSASPHVVDGSNVELKRAVSREDSVKPGAHAKVKKLFVGGIKEEIAEDDLLEHFSQFGGVEKVEIIADKQSGRKRGFGFVHFQNHDGADKAAVVKFHPINGHRVEVKKAVPKDEAGGPASGGRPPRGGAGGAGRGPRGGRGGGGMRDINGLSGGVGAKSFGGYGGGYSSGGGGGYGSGGGYGGSSGGGGYGGGSYSSGGASYGDQSSGGYGNGFGSYSQQHQSSYGPMKSMTTLGGGGGAGGGGGWGRSSASGPYRGGYGSSSGGGGGGSYGGSSYGGGSSSYGAGY; this comes from the coding sequence ATGGATAACTCGCAGCTCTGTAAGCTGTTCATCGGCGGCCTCAATGTCCAGACCACCGAGGCGGGCCTGCGGGAGCACTTCGAGAGCTTCGGCGAGCTAACAGACTGTGTGGTGGTGGTGAACCCTCAGACGAAGCGGTCCCGCTGCTTCGGTTTTGTCACCTACTCAGCGGCCGAGGAAGCCGACGCCGCCATGTCCGCCTCGCCTCACGTGGTGGATGGGAGCAACGTGGAGCTGAAGCGGGCCGTGTCCCGTGAGGACTCCGTGAAGCCTGGCGCTCACGCCAAGGTAAAGAAGCTGTTTGTCGGTGGCATCAAGGAAGAGATAGCCGAAGACGACCTGCTCGAGCACTTCTCGCAGTTCGGTGGCGTGGAGAAAGTGGAGATCATCGCCGACAAACAGTCAGGCCGCAAACGGGGCTTCGGCTTCGTCCACTTCCAGAACCACGACGGCGCTGATAAGGCCGCGGTGGTCAAATTCCACCCCATCAATGGCCACCGCGTGGAGGTGAAGAAGGCCGTGCCTAAGGATGAGGCCGGTGGCCCTGCCAGCGGGGGTCGTCCGCCCCGAGGAGGCGCAGGTGGCGCTGGCAGAGGGCCTCGTGGCGGCCGAGGAGGCGGTGGCATGAGGGACATCAACGGCCTCTCTGGGGGCGTCGGAGCCAAGAGCTTCGGCGGCTACGGTGGTGGCTACAGCAGCGGCGGTGGCGGCGGCTATGGCAGCGGAGGCGGCTACGGAGGTAGCAGTGGCGGAGGCGGCTACGGTGGTGGCTCTTATAGCAGCGGAGGCGCCTCCTATGGGGACCAGAGTAGCGGCGGCTACGGTAATGGTTTCGGCAGCTACAGCCAGCAACACCAGTCCTCGTATGGGCCCATGAAGAGCATGACCACCCTGGggggtggcggcggtgctggtggcggcggcggcTGGGGCCGCAGCAGTGCCAGTGGACCTTACAGGGGGGGTTACGGCTCCAGTAGCGGAGGCGGCGGTGGCGGCTCCTACGGGGGTAGCTCGTATGGCGGCGGCAGCAGCAGCTACGGGGCCGGCTACTAG